The DNA segment ATATTGCGGGGTGATTTCGGTCAACCCGAAAACCAATGCCAAGCGTTATCGCGTCGAACACGAAGAAACCCGTTTCGACATGGCAGCCCTCGATCGCGCGCTTGAGCGTGCCCGGCTGGTGACCATCGATCAGGTGATCGATGACCTGGGCCAGGATGTCGAGGTAGAAGAAGTCAGCCAGGCCCTGGCCGGCCAGGTCATTATCGACATCCGTCATCCGGATGCCCAGGAAGACCAGCCGCTGGAAGTGCCTGGCGTGGAAGTACAAGCCGTGCCGTTCTATGCATTGAACAGCCGCTTCAAGGAACTGGATTACACCCGCCAGTACCTGCTGTATTGCGACAAAGGCGTCATGAGCCGCCTGCATGCTCATCACCTGCTCAGTGAGGGGCATGCCAATGTGCGCGTATATCGACCGAGCTAAACGCCCGGGGCTGTTTGCCTGTGGCTTGCGTCACCGGCCCCCCGACGCCTTTATGGCCTCGGCCGACGTCTAACGCTTCAAACGCTAATCGCTGCTCCAGTGGCAGCAAACCGAATCCTCTGATCGAGATACACAAGTGATCGAAAATCTACGTAACATCGCCATCATCGCGCACGTTGACCACGGTAAAACCACCCTGGTAGACAAACTGCTGCGTCAGTCCGGCACTCTGGAGCGCAATGAGCTCAACGACGAGCGCGTGATGGACTCCAACGACCAGGAAAAAGAGCGCGGCATTACCATCCTGGCGAAGAACACCGCCATTCGCTGGAACGACTACCGCATCAACATCGTCGACACCCCGGGCCACGCCGACTTCGGTGGCGAAGTAGAGCGCGTGATGTCGATGGTTGACTCGGTACTGCTGCTGGTCGACGCCCAGGACGGCCCTATGCCGCAAACCCGCTTCGTGACCAAGAAGGCATTCGAAGCCGGTCTGAAGCCAATCGTGGTGATCAACAAGGTTGACCGTCCGGGCGCGCGTCCTGACTGGGTTCTGGACCAGATCTTCGACCTGTTCGACAACCTGGGCGCCACCGAAGACCAGCTGGACTTCCAGGTCGTCTACGCCTCGGCCCTGAACGGCATCGCCGGTCTGGACCACACTGCCATGGGCGAAGACATGACCGCGCTGTACCAGGCCATCGTCGACCACGTCCCGGCGCCAAGCGTTGACGTTGACGGTCCGTTCCAGATGCAAATCTCGGCGCTGGACTACAACAGCTTCCTGGGCATCATCGGTGTGGGCCGTATCGCCCGTGGCCGCGTCAAGCCAAACACCCCGGTTGTCGCTATCGACACCGAAGGCAAGAAGCGTAACGGTCGTATCCTCAAGCTGATGGGTCACCACGGTCTGCACCGTGTAGACGTCGAAGAAGCCACCGCGGGCGACATCGTCTGCATCAGCGGCTTCGAAGAGCTGTTCATCTCCGACACCCTGTGCGACATGAACAACGTCGAGGCCATGAAGCCGCTGACCGTTGACGAGCCAACCGTTTCGATGACCTTCCAGGTCAACGACTCGCCGTTCTGCGGTAAAGAAGGCAAGTTCGTCACCAGCCGTAACATCAAAGAGCGTCTGGACAAAGAGCTGCTGTACAACGTTGCCCTGCGCGTTGAAGAAGGCGACTCGGCTGACAAGTTCAAGGTTTCCGGCCGTGGTGAGCTGCACCTGTCGGTGCTGATCGAAACCATGCGTCGCGAAGGCTTCGAAATGGCCGTAGGCCGTCCGGAAGTCATCATCCGTGAAGTCGACGGCGTGAAGCAGGAACCGTTCGAAAACGTCACCATCGACATCCCTGAAGAATCCCAGGGCAAGGTGATGGAAGAGATGGGTCTGCGTAAGGGCGACCTGACCAACATGGTGCCGGATGGTAAAGGCCGTGTGCGTCTGGAATACAACGTCCCGGCGCGTGGTCTGATCGGTTTCCGTAACCAGTTCCTGACCCTGACCAACGGTGCAGGCATCCTGACCTCGATCTTCGATCGTTACGACACCATGAAGCCAGGCCAGATGTCCGGCCGCCTGAACGGCGTACTGGTTTCGGTCGAAACCGGCAAGGCACTGACCTACTCGCTGGAAACCCTGCAGGCTCGCGGCAAGCTGTTCATCGAGCACGGCCAGGACATCTACAACGGTCAGATCATCGGTCTGAACAGCCGTGACAACGACCTGGGCGTTAACCCGACCAAAGGCAAGAAGCTCGACAACATGCGTGCTTCGGGCAAGGACGAAGTCATCGCCCTGGTTCCGCCGGTTCGCCACACGCTGGAACAGGCTCTGGAATTCATCCAGGACGACGAGCTGTGCGAAGTGACGCCGAAGTCGATCCGTCTGCGCAAGAAGATCCTCGACGAAGGCGAGCGTACCCGCGCTGCCAAGAAAGCCAAGAACTGAGTAATCGGTTAACCGGCTGAAAACAAAAAGCCCCCGGTCGCAAGACCGGGGGCTTTTTGTTTGCTTTGTGAAAGTTCGCCCGGCAAACCCTGAACTCTGGAGCCGCTTTAGCCACGAAGTATTGCGGCTAAAGCCAATACTGTTCACTCAAGCACTGTATGCCCCGGTGGGAGCAACCTTGGTCGCGAAGAGGCCAGTAAAAACACTACATCTGTTGTGGATGTGCCGCCGTCTTCGCGACCAAGGTCGCTCCTACAGTAGCTGGCGGCGCTTGAGTGAACGGGATTGCGGCTGACGCGGATTGCTGGGTCGGTTTGCTTAGAAGTCCAGCGAAAACCGTGTTGGCGGCTGAGGCGCCGTGCTGCGTGGCTGTTTCTCGGCAGGCTTGGGCTTGTAGGCGCAATAACCGGGGCGCGGGCCGACTTTCGGATGGTTGCGGCAGGTGTCCGGACGCTTGTCGTAGATCGTGCACAACCGGCTCTTGCGATCCAGATACAGGCAATCGTTATTGCTCATGCGCTGTATCGTGAAAATCCCCGATTTCTGGTTGAAGCGCTCGATGATGCCTTCCTTGAGCAGGCGCTTGGCAATGTTCTTCGGCGGCTCGCCCTGTTCGAAGGCATCCACCACACCGATGCGGATCAGGTCCTTGATCTTCACTTCCACCGGCAGCGTGCAGCAACTGGACATGCAGCCTCCGCACATGTGGCTCGAATATTTGGCCCAGGTCTCCAGTCGGTCGATTTCAGCGGCGGCAATCAGGGTGGGTTTCATTATATTTTCTGGTGGTGGTCATCACGGGCGCGCGATGATACCGGGCTGCCAGCCTTTGCGGTAGGAGCGCGTTTGCTCGCGAGCTGCTTGGCGACGAGAGGTGAGATAGCTTCGTCGCTGAAGCAGCTACACCGCCAGCAGCAGTTGCGCCAGTTCTTCGCGGGTATCCTGCCGCTCTGCCTGATTCAGCTTCGCGTGGGGGTTCAGTGCTGACCATTGCGGGTGTGCCCGCGCCTTGCGCAGCGGGGCGGGCAGTTTGCCTTCGCGCCATTGCGTGTCTTGCGGGGCGCTGAGTTCAATGCTTTGCATCGCTGCATGACCCCGGCTGCCGAGTGCTTGCAGCAGTTGCCGTTGTCGCAAGGCCAGCAGGCGCAGCACGGCATCGTCCACGGTCAGCTCGCGTTGGCCCTTGAGTTTGCCGAGCAGGCGATTGCCGTAACTGCGAGCAGTCAGCAGCGCGCCCCCGGCAATGGCGCCTGCCAGCGCCGCAGCACCCAGCGTGATGCCGCCGACCAGCAAATCTACACCGGCCCCGGCGGCGGCACCGGCCGCGACGCCGCCGCCGACTCGCACGCCCAGCAGGCGCAGGGTTTCCGGGTTGAACAGATCGTCACCCCAGCGGCCGTCGAGCAACGGCAGATCGGCGGCTGAAGCATCCTGAGGGCGGAACGCATAGAGCTTGAGCAAGGCTTCGACGCATTGCTGTTCGCGTTGCCGGATGGCCTGGTGCAAGGCTTCGATGGCCTCTCGCTCCGGATCGGCACTGGCCTGGACGCTGCGTCGGCAGGCAGCGCAGTCAATCAACAGCTCGGCAATCAGTAATGCGGCACTGTGACGGCGGGCAACGCGCTGCGCCTCGATATCGTCAATCAGCCGCTCAAGGCGCGGTCGCGCGGTTTCCAGCAATAACGCCAGACTCTCGTACAGGCGCCGCTCACCGTCTTCAGGAGGGGCAACGCTGTCGAAGCGTACCAGCGCATGCAGGCCCAGCCGCGATAACGCTTCGCGCCAGTCGCCTTCACGGGCTTGCGCGCTGCTGACGAAATTGAGCACCGGCAACAAGGGTTTGCCGCAACTGGCCAGTACCGCCAACTCGTCACGGTACTTGGCCAGTACCGGTTCGCGGGCATCAATCACGTACAAGCCGGCATCGCAGCTCAATAACTGGCGCAACACCTTGGCTTCCTGCTCGAAGCGCTGGCGGGCCTCGCTACCATCGAGAAACCGCGCCAGACGTGCCGGGCCATCCAGGCGTTCGCCGCTGGCCAGCCGCTCCAGATAGTCGAGCAGGTCGATGGCATCTTCCAGGCCGGGCGTGTCGTACAGCTCCAGCAGCGGCTTGCCGTCTACCGAAAGCCGGGCACCTTCCACGTGCCGAGTGGTGCTGGGCCGATGCGAGACTTCACCGAAGCTGACATCGCGGGTCAGGGTGCGTAACAGCGAGGTCTTGCCAACATTGGTGTGGCCGACCACGGCCAGTTTCAATACATGAGTGGTTTCAGTCATGGCCGGACTCCAGCCAGGTCATGGCGGGTTGCTCAGTGTAAGGCAGTTGCAGCGCATTCAGCGCCTCGTGCCAGTCGCCAAGTCGCTCGGGATCAAGGCTTTGCCCTGCGGGTGCCGGCAG comes from the Pseudomonas sp. StFLB209 genome and includes:
- a CDS encoding GTPase/DUF3482 domain-containing protein, giving the protein MTETTHVLKLAVVGHTNVGKTSLLRTLTRDVSFGEVSHRPSTTRHVEGARLSVDGKPLLELYDTPGLEDAIDLLDYLERLASGERLDGPARLARFLDGSEARQRFEQEAKVLRQLLSCDAGLYVIDAREPVLAKYRDELAVLASCGKPLLPVLNFVSSAQAREGDWREALSRLGLHALVRFDSVAPPEDGERRLYESLALLLETARPRLERLIDDIEAQRVARRHSAALLIAELLIDCAACRRSVQASADPEREAIEALHQAIRQREQQCVEALLKLYAFRPQDASAADLPLLDGRWGDDLFNPETLRLLGVRVGGGVAAGAAAGAGVDLLVGGITLGAAALAGAIAGGALLTARSYGNRLLGKLKGQRELTVDDAVLRLLALRQRQLLQALGSRGHAAMQSIELSAPQDTQWREGKLPAPLRKARAHPQWSALNPHAKLNQAERQDTREELAQLLLAV
- the typA gene encoding translational GTPase TypA, which produces MIENLRNIAIIAHVDHGKTTLVDKLLRQSGTLERNELNDERVMDSNDQEKERGITILAKNTAIRWNDYRINIVDTPGHADFGGEVERVMSMVDSVLLLVDAQDGPMPQTRFVTKKAFEAGLKPIVVINKVDRPGARPDWVLDQIFDLFDNLGATEDQLDFQVVYASALNGIAGLDHTAMGEDMTALYQAIVDHVPAPSVDVDGPFQMQISALDYNSFLGIIGVGRIARGRVKPNTPVVAIDTEGKKRNGRILKLMGHHGLHRVDVEEATAGDIVCISGFEELFISDTLCDMNNVEAMKPLTVDEPTVSMTFQVNDSPFCGKEGKFVTSRNIKERLDKELLYNVALRVEEGDSADKFKVSGRGELHLSVLIETMRREGFEMAVGRPEVIIREVDGVKQEPFENVTIDIPEESQGKVMEEMGLRKGDLTNMVPDGKGRVRLEYNVPARGLIGFRNQFLTLTNGAGILTSIFDRYDTMKPGQMSGRLNGVLVSVETGKALTYSLETLQARGKLFIEHGQDIYNGQIIGLNSRDNDLGVNPTKGKKLDNMRASGKDEVIALVPPVRHTLEQALEFIQDDELCEVTPKSIRLRKKILDEGERTRAAKKAKN
- a CDS encoding YkgJ family cysteine cluster protein, which gives rise to MKPTLIAAAEIDRLETWAKYSSHMCGGCMSSCCTLPVEVKIKDLIRIGVVDAFEQGEPPKNIAKRLLKEGIIERFNQKSGIFTIQRMSNNDCLYLDRKSRLCTIYDKRPDTCRNHPKVGPRPGYCAYKPKPAEKQPRSTAPQPPTRFSLDF